From the Anguilla anguilla isolate fAngAng1 chromosome 8, fAngAng1.pri, whole genome shotgun sequence genome, one window contains:
- the tpd52 gene encoding tumor protein D52 isoform X2 yields MEEADQGTPRPDSIPEVGEDAGAAVGVSPTALTQEEQEELRNELAKVEDEIQTLSQVLAAKEKHVAEIKRKLGLSPLNEFKQNISKSWQEVTTSVVYRRTSETLSQAGQKASAAFTTVGSAISRKLEDVSIHSIQHSISMPAMRNTPTFKSFEGRVDTLKTKISPAESTGDFGEVLNSTASATPAEAAPEVTPADSEEPH; encoded by the exons GTACACCCAGACCAGACTCCATTCCGGAGGTGGGAGAGGACGCTGGGGCCGCCGTCGGGGTGTCGCCCACGGCCCTGACGCaagaagagcaggaggaactgCGCAACGAGCTAGCTAAG GTGGAGGATGAGATCCagactctctctcaggtcctggCAGCGAAGGAGAAGCACGTGGCGGAAATCAAGAGGAAGCTGGGGCTGTCTCCGCTCAACGAGTTcaagcaaaacatctccaagaGCTGGCAGGAGGTCACCACGTCCGTCGT CTACAGGAGGACCTCGGAGACCCTGAGCCAGGCGGGGCAGAAGGCCTCGGCCGCCTTCACCACCGTGGGCTCGGCCATCAGCCGCAAGCTGGAGGACGTCAG CATACACTCCATACAGCACTCTATTAGCATGCCTGCTATGAG GAACACTCCCACATTCAAGTCCTTCGAAGGGAGGGTGGATACTTTAAAG ACCAAGATCAGCCCCGCGGAGTCGACCGGAGATTTCGGCGAGGTTCTGAACTCCACGGCCAGCGCCACCCCGGCAGAGGCCGCGCCCGAAGTGACCCCGGCAGACAGCGAGGAGCCCCACTGA
- the tpd52 gene encoding tumor protein D52 isoform X1, translating into MEEADQGTPRPDSIPEVGEDAGAAVGVSPTALTQEEQEELRNELAKVEDEIQTLSQVLAAKEKHVAEIKRKLGLSPLNEFKQNISKSWQEVTTSVVYRRTSETLSQAGQKASAAFTTVGSAISRKLEDVRLQSLSNSFSIHSIQHSISMPAMRNTPTFKSFEGRVDTLKTKISPAESTGDFGEVLNSTASATPAEAAPEVTPADSEEPH; encoded by the exons GTACACCCAGACCAGACTCCATTCCGGAGGTGGGAGAGGACGCTGGGGCCGCCGTCGGGGTGTCGCCCACGGCCCTGACGCaagaagagcaggaggaactgCGCAACGAGCTAGCTAAG GTGGAGGATGAGATCCagactctctctcaggtcctggCAGCGAAGGAGAAGCACGTGGCGGAAATCAAGAGGAAGCTGGGGCTGTCTCCGCTCAACGAGTTcaagcaaaacatctccaagaGCTGGCAGGAGGTCACCACGTCCGTCGT CTACAGGAGGACCTCGGAGACCCTGAGCCAGGCGGGGCAGAAGGCCTCGGCCGCCTTCACCACCGTGGGCTCGGCCATCAGCCGCAAGCTGGAGGACGTCAG ATTACAGAGCCTTTCCAATTCCTTTAG CATACACTCCATACAGCACTCTATTAGCATGCCTGCTATGAG GAACACTCCCACATTCAAGTCCTTCGAAGGGAGGGTGGATACTTTAAAG ACCAAGATCAGCCCCGCGGAGTCGACCGGAGATTTCGGCGAGGTTCTGAACTCCACGGCCAGCGCCACCCCGGCAGAGGCCGCGCCCGAAGTGACCCCGGCAGACAGCGAGGAGCCCCACTGA
- the tpd52 gene encoding tumor protein D52 isoform X5: MEEADQGTPRPDSIPEVGEDAGAAVGVSPTALTQEEQEELRNELAKVEDEIQTLSQVLAAKEKHVAEIKRKLGLSPLNEFKQNISKSWQEVTTSVVYRRTSETLSQAGQKASAAFTTVGSAISRKLEDVRNTPTFKSFEGRVDTLKTKISPAESTGDFGEVLNSTASATPAEAAPEVTPADSEEPH, encoded by the exons GTACACCCAGACCAGACTCCATTCCGGAGGTGGGAGAGGACGCTGGGGCCGCCGTCGGGGTGTCGCCCACGGCCCTGACGCaagaagagcaggaggaactgCGCAACGAGCTAGCTAAG GTGGAGGATGAGATCCagactctctctcaggtcctggCAGCGAAGGAGAAGCACGTGGCGGAAATCAAGAGGAAGCTGGGGCTGTCTCCGCTCAACGAGTTcaagcaaaacatctccaagaGCTGGCAGGAGGTCACCACGTCCGTCGT CTACAGGAGGACCTCGGAGACCCTGAGCCAGGCGGGGCAGAAGGCCTCGGCCGCCTTCACCACCGTGGGCTCGGCCATCAGCCGCAAGCTGGAGGACGTCAG GAACACTCCCACATTCAAGTCCTTCGAAGGGAGGGTGGATACTTTAAAG ACCAAGATCAGCCCCGCGGAGTCGACCGGAGATTTCGGCGAGGTTCTGAACTCCACGGCCAGCGCCACCCCGGCAGAGGCCGCGCCCGAAGTGACCCCGGCAGACAGCGAGGAGCCCCACTGA
- the tpd52 gene encoding tumor protein D52 isoform X7 encodes MEEADQGTPRPDSIPEVGEDAGAAVGVSPTALTQEEQEELRNELAKVEDEIQTLSQVLAAKEKHVAEIKRKLGLSPLNEFKQNISKSWQEVTTSVVYRRTSETLSQAGQKASAAFTTVGSAISRKLEDVR; translated from the exons GTACACCCAGACCAGACTCCATTCCGGAGGTGGGAGAGGACGCTGGGGCCGCCGTCGGGGTGTCGCCCACGGCCCTGACGCaagaagagcaggaggaactgCGCAACGAGCTAGCTAAG GTGGAGGATGAGATCCagactctctctcaggtcctggCAGCGAAGGAGAAGCACGTGGCGGAAATCAAGAGGAAGCTGGGGCTGTCTCCGCTCAACGAGTTcaagcaaaacatctccaagaGCTGGCAGGAGGTCACCACGTCCGTCGT CTACAGGAGGACCTCGGAGACCCTGAGCCAGGCGGGGCAGAAGGCCTCGGCCGCCTTCACCACCGTGGGCTCGGCCATCAGCCGCAAGCTGGAGGACGTCAGGTGA